Sequence from the Mytilus galloprovincialis chromosome 13, xbMytGall1.hap1.1, whole genome shotgun sequence genome:
CATTTTGGATTACCTGAGTActcaattatttattatttttatttaagacaCTCGTAGTAGTATTTTTACATACATAGACAATATTCCTGGAAGCTTTGTCGACAGGAACAGCAGCATACTTATGGTGAAGAGATAATAGAGATTTCAGTCTCTCTGTCTCTAAAAACGTAGTTATGGAAAACATTTGATGCATATAATTGACGACACAACAAAAGAAAATTCCTTTAGAAAAATACAACGATACATTTATTTATCATCTTTTAGTATACATGATAATATAATCCATTatgaattaaattataatcttCATTTCACCGATTGCAGCAAATCTTTCTCTGTAAAATGGATGTTTCCTCAGTTTGGGAAATAAGACTTCAAAGCTGGAATGAAATTTTGTAATGCtctttaataaaaaatcaaaacttcaaaatattttcataaatcgttacaaaaaatgaatataaattcaacCAAATAAATTACAACAGTATCAAAATACAAATAGAATCATGCCccatatttaaaagtatttacattaaaaaattaaTGTCAGAGTTCTCCATCATACATGAATAATGAGGtcatataatacaaaatttaccCCCTGATTTTTCAGTACAACAAGATTCGTCTTCTGTCTCTGAACTGCTGGAGTGTTCCGATGCCCGTCTGTTCAAACCATCGACGTTCCGTAACCAATACGTTCTACCTGTCATCCCAGGAAAGGCATTTAGAATGTCTCTCTGAAAAAAAACGCCTTGTATTTTATTAACCGTTAATTGGTAAGTGGTATGATAAATACAAACGgtcatgtatattataaaattgataGTTGCTGAATTATGTTAAGCACATAGTTTAAAGTAAAAGTAAACGCAACGAAGGAACAATCGCTAAAACATGATTGTTGTCTCTATTGCTTAAGAGGGATgcttattgatatattttatcattatattcTATTGTTTAACCTGAGAAACGACAATGATGCActaaatggttcaacattatttttaaatacttttacattttcgaaagacaataacaatcaaaaccaatgagtaaacaaagacttacaaaaccaaaggacatttacatcaacagttataaataataattaggaaacaacacgaactccactaaaagccggaagtgaaatcaggtgctccggaagggtaagcatttcctgcaccgtatacggcacccgtcgtgttatttctttgttcagttcggcaATGATGGAAGGtaattatgactgaggaagaatatcagatatgacttctgacacacttttgtcataatggccaatcagctcatgatggcgaccgtaaaatttcttgagtgatgaccttaatttgattgactcatagccctgtcttagcaacttttgagaaagcagtattgctcgttcaacaaaatcaacgtactttgatctagctctagagtaacgtatcaattgagacacatatactccatatgctggtgccactgggatgttgctacacagaaatggaaagttgattataggaaaattaaaatcttcgcgtttgtcataaattttggtattcaacctaacatcagtagtcatttcgagaaaaaggtctaaatatgaagcagatttatctgtgttggtagtatctttaatttcaagttcacttggatatattaaatgtaagtgatcactgaatctattattattaacatGAAACTTCGTAATTTGAGTCAGACGATTcaagtaaacttatttttttcgTTATAACAAACTTCAGTTCACATTATTCCAATTATTTACTTCTCTAGAAGTTAAGTACACCTtacttaatataaaataaaaatggggAAGGTTgtatggtaacctatagttgctaatttctcTTTCGTTaatcgagcgtcactaatgagtctggcgcacatttaaaatttcaatcctggtaatTGTGAAttttgtctgtccgtccgtttgtcAATATCGATTTATAATAGGACCGGAGAGCCAGTATTGAATATCGATATCGGATTACAATATAAATTCATCCCTATAAACTTACCCTGACTACATCATTTTCTCTTTCCTCCATGTCAAATCCACCAATAGCGAGGAGTAGATCCCTGGTAGCTTGGCTTATCTGTATCCTATTGGCTTAAAAACATAGAACAGTCAACTGAACTAAATGTTATATACGAATATATCAGATTATCTTGTGGAGATATTTACTCAACAATTACTGCATTCTTCGACATCCGTAAATCTATTTGAGTGTATCCTTATCCGAGATCTCTTGTTACTAAAATACATTTCTTCAGAAAGATTATACATTTTCCAAAATCATTCCATTTTATACGAGACACCTTTTCAATGTTGAAAAATGTTGTTCAAATCGAAATGAGACATACCTTTCTATGTCAAATGTTTCAACTTAAAATGAAACAGTTTATACCCATGTAATTGTATTTTAAAACGATACAAACCCTCCATTCATTTTGATTGAGACAACGTTTCCGTGTAACTCAAAGAAAAAAGACATACCTTTCCCACGTGAttccattttagaggcaatacggACTGTTTCCCCAAATAAACAGAATCGAGGCATTTTTGTTCCAATAACTCCAGCAACAGTAGGACctacaaaatatatatgtttttttttctaagcaTAACAGAGAAGTAACTGACTAAAGTCAACTTTGCATAAGGctgatgattttaaaaatatatgcattatacAACTTATCTTTTTCTACTTATCAGTGTTTTCTGTGTTCATTTTTAATTGAAAAGACGAAACAgtcaatataaaaatgtattgttttattggtaagtattataaacaaaacatgaaCGACTTGtagtgatttaaaaaaattaaaaaacaaacacgtttaataatttcttgcgcccgaagcgcttttctggatttaccttcatcaggaccGCTctaagccaaacatttgaaatcagaagatgtataagtaccgaaaccgttgaagatttatatgtcaaaaatacataaaataaataaacaaattcatctaaagccaactttgcctgagggaattTAAACTTTAGTTTCTTCGACTTTTTATGGAAGTTGTTTAACGGATAAAAAGGTTTTTGAAATTATACAATACCTGAATGTATGCCTATCCGTATCTTTAGTCTTATACCAGGCAGGTGCGATATTTCAATTCTCTTGACATTTCTCAGAAGATCTAAAGACATTGTGGCAATTTCTGATGCGTGTCGTTTGCCATTACGCTTTGGTACACCTAAATAGAAATTGAAATAAGTATAAGCATTACTTCAAATCAATGTGTACCCTCTAAATAGGGAAGGATGCTACAATGACATATACACCGCAGTTTGTTTttacattgaatatttttaaaaagtctatCTAATGTAGATTGATGGGAATACAAACGTCATTTGTGAGAGGTAGGTCACGAGTGTAATTGTCTTTTCGATTTTGTCCCAATTATTTTGTTCAGAAGCGTATTCTCCCGTGTAGGCTTATTGTTTGAAACATTTAGTTAGTACATTTAACAAGCATTTAAGGAGTGTTACATACACTAAGGGTGGTTAAAGACTTTCCCTGAGCCCAAATACGACAGTGTACATAGCAGACACACTGACTTGATTTTCTTTATAAGAACttgaacaataaaataatgtttcaaatatttacgACAATATTCACATACCAGACACAACCATGTAAGCATCTCCTATAGTTTCCACTTTGTAAACGTCATGGACGTCAATTCTCTCGTCAAAGGTTGTGTAGACATTACCAAGCAGATCGATAACTTGAAGTGGTGAACTCTGTGCACATATTGCAGTGAACCCTACTATGTCACTAAGGAATATGGTTGATTCGTTGTATTGTTCAGCATCTACTTGTTGCCGTCTCTTGAGCATCTCTGCTATAGACTTCGGTAACATCTGGTAAAGTAGCATGTCTGTGcgttgtttttctttgttaagaGCCTTCGtgctatattttgaataaaagtatcaaattttCAAGATTTTTCTAGTTACATAACTATTTTTATAGGTTATCGTTGACCATCTCAACGaaattgagttgagatgaccaatgatattctgtttatcgctattttacctatcaGGAagatgtcaatttcatgtcaatttcctTAGCAACATTACGTgactccttagtttctagcgataattttccatctcaagcgagtagcatgctatgaaaaattatcacaaaaaaaaatcaaaggaaaaatgtacaaaatagcgataatgatGCATacaatttaattcatttcaaaacgCCTATTAATGTGAATCGTTTGGTAATaaatattcgtttgatgtgtttgagcattcgattttgccatttgattcagGATTTTCCATTTAGAAAAATTCTcagaatttgtatttttgttggtTTACTTTTGCTGTTGATGCACGTGTCATTTTCGAACTTTTTTATAACCTgatatgtttgatttcaatttaatattgtatatgaaaattaaataacattgatagataaaaaaaacatttaaatttcagATCTCCTTTACCCTGTCATACGCATAGTTTTAATGTAAGAGAAAAACATAGTGTATAGCAAATTGACTGTGccatcaaaaaatgaaagaattatATTTTAGTATGAAGAGTGTCAGAAAATATCATaccgaaaaaaagaaaaactgttTAACAgcaaaaataaaatctatgaattATAGAGACTATTTTAAATGGTTTAATCCGACGCCGTACATATTGAGGATAAAATACACGCATTATTTTAAATGAGCGGATACTTTTTTTGAGAATGACTTATCTATCTAGTTCTATCACATGGTTtgctttttgtttctttttgtctGGTTTCATGATATTTAATCTTAAGTTGTTTGATTACATTTGTGAACTGTACTCTGTTGTATGTATGTTCGTATCTTTTTCGTCGATGATGTCTGGTTTTTGTTTCTTCGACTTTAAAGCATCttggttttaaaattttagtatgcATGCTTTTAGGGGTGAACAACCTTACAAAACACCATCTACAGATTAACGTACGGTCATGGACAATCTACAATATACAAGTAAGAATAGTCTTTATGAACCAAAGTCTACACAAGTTTTGCATGATCCATTACGAAATATCAACTATCAGCTtcagtcaatttaattgaagtctggagctggcatgtcagttaactgcaagtagtctgttgttatttatgtattattgtcattttgtttattttctttggttacatcttctgacattagactcggacttctcttgaactgaattttaatgtgcgttttgttatgcgtttacttttctacattggctagaggtatagggggagggttgagatctcacaaacatgtttaaccccgccgcatttttgcgcctgtcccaagtcaggagcctctggcctttgttagtcttgtattattttaattttagtttcttgtgtacaatttggaaattagtatggcgttcattataactgaactagtagatatttgtttaggggccagctgaaggacgcctccgggtgcgggaatttctcgctacattgaagacctgttggtgaccttctgctgttgtttttttctatggtcgggttgttgtctctttggcacattccccatttccattctcaattttatcagtcATAATAACCAAAATATCAAAGGCAGAAAATTGATATTTGACTGTAGATCTGATTACGAAATTATTTCCTGAGCATCTTTTATCTCAATCGGTGAAATTTCAAGATGTCCAGAGAGGAACATACACTACATTTTGCTCTAAGAACCGCCTAATCTTTCATGATGGCGGTACACAAGTCAGAATAAAAATCGTTTACCGATAGAGTTTAACAAAGGGTTCCTAATCGGGAAAATACAAAGAACACTACCTATTTTTGCTTGCTTTGCGATTAggttattatttttaaacaagtGTTAACATGTAAGTATTTACCTATTTGCTATGGATATAGAATACTTCTGGATATCAGACGTTAAACTGTACACCGCAAAAACAACTAATGGACAAACTATGAGGATTACcccaaaaacaatacaaatcgtTATTACGCTTTTAAGTTCTTCTTGAGACTCCTTTGCTAAACTTTTATCAATTGTTAATGCCAGAGCATTCTGTGTCCGAGTTAAGACACCTTGGTAGATAGTCATGTTATCAAACCACAGCTCCGCTTCTTTGATAGATGCAGATTCTCGTGAATAGTTATTTGCCTTTATTCTGTTTCGAAATTCCTCAATACGTTCGCTAACATTTGGATTTTTTGCTAATTCTGCATTGTAAATGTCGAAAGCTATTTGCGAATAAAACCGCGCTGATTCAAAAGTTACATTAGCCCTGTCTTGATTTTCAATGAATAAAAGATACTTTTCTCGAGATGCAAATCCACCAGTGGCATAAAACGAGACACCTAAAGCTCGTTCTCTCCCAAACAGCTCACTAGCTACAATGATTTCCTGGTAGGCTACAACGTCTTTCCATACAGAACCTGTGCTAGATTCACTCACCGAGTCGTAAAGCCATTTAAGCAAAACAAGAATTATATTTGAGTAAAAATTCAATTCGGCTTCTACAGACTGGTTGTAAACGTCTAACTGATACCTGTGTTTATTCAGATACGACAGAAACCGCTCTGGTGTTTCCATATCCGATATGATGTCATCCCCCTTCGGCCagtttgataaattttgaactGCTAGGTCAGTATCAGGATATCGTTGAAGCAAGAAATCTTTAGTCTCTGGTTTGATGTTGCTTACATATAAAGCGCTCATGTCGCGCTCAAACTGAATAGAACGCAATAATGCGCCTAACTCAATGCTAAAGACAAGTAATTGACGGACGTTAGATGAACTAATGTAATTACCGACAGCTATAGCAAATGTATTAGCTGTCATTCCTGTGATGACTAGCACGGGTAACATTACTACTGATAACATCTTTATCATCTGTTTACGCTTTCCAGCGTCTGTGATTGGATTTCCTGAAAGAACAtaaccattttcttatatagattagaccattttgtttataaattagaccgttggttttcctgtttgaatggttttacataagTGATTTTGGGGGctctttataacttgctgttcggtgtgagcccaggctccttgttgaagaccgtaccttgacctataatggtttaattttatgaattgtgacctggatggatagttgtccgattggcactcaaaccacatcttcctatatttattgcAGGAGTACTGCAAGATTAATAATTGGAATTTCAGTAAAATCTGCAAACAGGTATGTATCTGATATCAAAAGCGAATAAAGACGTAGTCAACAAACAGAAGAAATCTGAAGTTCTTAAACAATATGTATGActtgatttaaaataaagtatatctaACTTATGTAGTAAATCTCTTAAAGACTTAACTGGATAAGTTAATCATACTTTTAATCTTAAAAAATCAATGGACCAATAGTGGTCTTACCATAAATCTAGATTAGACTATATACAGCTGTTGTGCAGTGTTGGCCAGTTattagcaataaaatatatgGGACGAGTCATGTGGTAAATATTACGAAATAAGTATGACTACTTATACATTTGATATCTTTACAAAAGGCGTGTTTTTCCTCTTGTCCAATCGATGTGGTTCAATAACTTATACTTATAAAGTTCTAAGTTAAGTTTCAGTTTATATTCtgttttaatacatttgtactaAAGGAGTTTGACATATCTTATAGTATTACCCGTTCAATAATTTAATAGGAAATAAAGTCACATGTTTATGTCTGTAACGAATAATATCGCTTTTCTTATGATAATGCATTagaaagtttttatttcatacatACCTCTGCAGAGAATATCGCATTTTGTTGGAGTCTGTCTGACATTAAGCATATCCATAATGGCCACGTTCAGCTCCGACGGGGACTGTGATAGAATGGATGTCTTGGAATTTGATCTATCAACAATGCCTTCGGCATCGGATGGGTGAACTCGTTTACATGAATTCATTTTTTATATGGATTGGTAAATCTAGAGAGAGAGCAAAAATCTATTTAACTGACCTTTAAGTCGTAATAATAGTCTACGATGTATATTAAAACGAATTATTAACTGTATTTTTATATGCCCTGTGACGAACAGTATGAGTATTGATAATCTTCTTAAAATTGTAAGTACGATTTAATCACATGGCTGTTCAAAATAAGATATCTCATCAGCGGTAAT
This genomic interval carries:
- the LOC143057904 gene encoding uncharacterized protein LOC143057904; translation: MNSCKRVHPSDAEGIVDRSNSKTSILSQSPSELNVAIMDMLNVRQTPTKCDILCRGNPITDAGKRKQMIKMLSVVMLPVLVITGMTANTFAIAVGNYISSSNVRQLLVFSIELGALLRSIQFERDMSALYVSNIKPETKDFLLQRYPDTDLAVQNLSNWPKGDDIISDMETPERFLSYLNKHRYQLDVYNQSVEAELNFYSNIILVLLKWLYDSVSESSTGSVWKDVVAYQEIIVASELFGRERALGVSFYATGGFASREKYLLFIENQDRANVTFESARFYSQIAFDIYNAELAKNPNVSERIEEFRNRIKANNYSRESASIKEAELWFDNMTIYQGVLTRTQNALALTIDKSLAKESQEELKSVITICIVFGVILIVCPLVVFAVYSLTSDIQKYSISIANSTKALNKEKQRTDMLLYQMLPKSIAEMLKRRQQVDAEQYNESTIFLSDIVGFTAICAQSSPLQVIDLLGNVYTTFDERIDVHDVYKVETIGDAYMVVSGVPKRNGKRHASEIATMSLDLLRNVKRIEISHLPGIRLKIRIGIHSGPTVAGVIGTKMPRFCLFGETVRIASKMESRGKANRIQISQATRDLLLAIGGFDMEERENDVVRRDILNAFPGMTGRTYWLRNVDGLNRRASEHSSSSETEDESCCTEKSGALKSYFPN